TACTGGGAGGGCAGCCTCCTGGGAAGGTAGGTCGTTGCCAGGCGAAGGAGAAGTATGCGGGTGTGGCGGAATTGGCAGACGCACCAGATTTAGGTTCTGGCGGGCGACCGTGGGGGTTCGAGTCCCTCCACCCGCATTCATGCAGAGACTTGAGGGTTCGGAGAATTCCGGACCCTTTATTCGTCTCAGGTTCATACATAGGTGGGTGTCTGAGGAGCGAACATAGAGCGCAGGGTTCCATCTGGAGGCTCGCCTTCGGCGAGCTTTTGATGTGTTCACATTGGTGGAGTCGGGAACTTTACAGGGGCTGGCCAAACTTGATTATAATAAGGACACAAAACCGAATACCATGGATTGCCGACGACGGACGAGAGGTGGGGTTGCCATGCCTGTGACGATATATGACGTTGCGAGGGAAGCAAAGGTTTCCATGGCTACTGTGTCCCGCGTGATCAACGGGACGGCGGTGGTCAAAGAAGATACGAAGAAACGCGTGTTGGAAGCTATTGCAAAATTGGGTTACCGGCCCAACGCTGTGGCGAGGGGCTTGGCAAGCAAGCGGACGCGTACCATAGGCGTCATCGTGCCAGACGTTTCAGCAGCGTTTGTCGCGGAGATGGTTCGCGGAATTGAGGATATCGCGAATATGTACGATTACAATATTCTTTTGGTGAACTCCGACGCCCAGGTCGACCGGGAAGTCAATTTGATCGGCACCATGTGGGAGAAGCAGGTTGACGGCATTCTGTACATGACGAATGTCCTCACTTCCAAGGAGATCGACGCATTTGAAGAGGCGCAAATCCCGGTGGTGCTGTGTGCAACGGAGGATCCCGAGCGGCGCATTCCTTCGGTTAACATTGATAACTACCGTTCAGGTAGGGATGCCGTGAACTTCCTATTGCAGAAGGGATGTCATCGCATCGGCTTTATCACCATGGATGAAGGGTTTTCTGTCGTGGCGGATAGGCGCCTTCAGGGCGCGCAAAATCGCATGCGGGGACAGGAACTGCATGTCATTCGAACTGGACGCGGGCGCTACGAGACGTCGCTACCCATCATCCGAGCGTATTTGGAGGAGCATCACTTAGATGGGGTGGTTGCCGCTTCGGATGAACTCGGGTTGGCGGCCATCCACGCGGTGCAGGACATGGGGATGGTCGTTCCGAGGGATGTAAAGGTCATCGCGTTCGATAACACTCGGCTCGCGGTGATGGTGCGGCCTGAGATGACCGTGATCGCCCAACCGATGTATGATTTCGGGGCGGTCTCCATGCGCTTACTGACGAAGCTCCTTCAGGACGAGCCTGTCGACAATTACACGGTCATTTTGCAGCATAACATTGTGGAGCGCGCCTCGAGCTGAGGCGTGGTCGGGGTATCGCCGGTTACGCGGGTTTGGCAATGGGCGATTCGACGAAGCAGAGCCCGGAAGGCGGTACGCCATGACATGGGGAGCAAATGAGGTATAATATACTTTATCACACGCCCTTTCACTCGGCCTTTGGCGATAAGGAGGGAACGCCGATGCGAGTCGAGCGAATTGCCCGAGACAAGGTGCGAATTTTCATCAGCTACGACGACCTCGAGGAGCGAGGTATCGATCGCGATGAAATTTGGCACAACGGGAAGAAAGTGCAGGATCTCTTTTGGGATATGATGGAGACCGCTTATATGGAGGTCGGGTTCGACATTGCGGGTCCGATTTCCGTCGAGGCGTTCACAATGCCGACGGAGGGCGTGGTGGTCATCGTCACGCGTATCCCGTCCATGCCAGGGGCTTCACATGATGACGGGGAGTACGCGGAGGACGAAGAGGCCTATTTCGAACGGGACCATGGGTTTTCGCCGCGTTCCACGCCGACACATATGGTCGTGGCTTTTCGGGATTTCGATGACCTCCTGGCGGCGTGCAGGACGCTGCATCCGTATCCCGTGCATACAGCGCTATACCACTACGACGGCGCTTACCAGTTCGTCATCCGGGGAGATCTCCGGCCTGAACAGTGGGAGGAAGTGTTCTCCCTGGTGGCAGAATACGGTGAGATGAGTCGCGTGACGTCATGGGTTCTTGAGGAATATGGAAAGGTGATTTTCGCCGATCACGCGATGGAACAGCTCCTGCAGAACTTTCCGGCGTGATCGCTCGATATAAGCGAGAGTAACTAGATCACTCTAGTTACTCTTCGTTTTTTCATGCCTCAGCGAAATTTCGTCCGCTTTTCGGAATGCGGACGGGCGTGTATACTAGGGCTGTCTTCATTCGATTTCATCCTGTCGACAACCGGGAAAAGGTGGTACACACTTTGGCAGATTCTGTGGCGTCCGCGGACAAGCGTCAACAGGGTACGTCCATGCTTGAAGAGACACAGGCTATCGTCCGCCAGGCGCTCGACGTCCTCGGGTACGGACGCGAGGCCTTCGACCTCTTGAAACTTCCGATGCGCGTGTTGACGGTCAGGTTTCCCGTGCGGATGGACGACGGAAGCGTGCGGGTCTTCACCGGCTACCGCGTGCAACACAATGACGCCATCGGGCCGACAAAGGGAGGCATTCGACTCCATCCAGATATCACGCTGGAGGAGATGGAGGCGCTCGCGATATGGATGTCAATCCGGTGCGGCATCGCCGAGCTTCCGTTCGGCGGAGCGAAGGGCGGAAT
This is a stretch of genomic DNA from Alicyclobacillus vulcanalis. It encodes these proteins:
- a CDS encoding substrate-binding domain-containing protein; the protein is MPVTIYDVAREAKVSMATVSRVINGTAVVKEDTKKRVLEAIAKLGYRPNAVARGLASKRTRTIGVIVPDVSAAFVAEMVRGIEDIANMYDYNILLVNSDAQVDREVNLIGTMWEKQVDGILYMTNVLTSKEIDAFEEAQIPVVLCATEDPERRIPSVNIDNYRSGRDAVNFLLQKGCHRIGFITMDEGFSVVADRRLQGAQNRMRGQELHVIRTGRGRYETSLPIIRAYLEEHHLDGVVAASDELGLAAIHAVQDMGMVVPRDVKVIAFDNTRLAVMVRPEMTVIAQPMYDFGAVSMRLLTKLLQDEPVDNYTVILQHNIVERASS
- a CDS encoding adaptor protein MecA produces the protein MRVERIARDKVRIFISYDDLEERGIDRDEIWHNGKKVQDLFWDMMETAYMEVGFDIAGPISVEAFTMPTEGVVVIVTRIPSMPGASHDDGEYAEDEEAYFERDHGFSPRSTPTHMVVAFRDFDDLLAACRTLHPYPVHTALYHYDGAYQFVIRGDLRPEQWEEVFSLVAEYGEMSRVTSWVLEEYGKVIFADHAMEQLLQNFPA